The genomic interval CTGGTTATTCATCGTGTTTGGGTTTTTCATCAATATCTGTCTCGGCAGCGTGTACGCGTACAGCGTGTTCAAGGTTCCGGTCCAGGAACTGTTCTCGGTCGGGGCGCTGCAGGGCGGCATGCCCTACATGATCTTCCTCGCGTTTTTCGCGGGGCTTTTCCCCTTTGGCGGCCGGATGCTGGAGAAAATGGGACCGCGCAAGGTGGGCCTGCTGGGCGCCATTATAGTCGGCGCCGGTTGGATGCTTTCGAGCCGGGCATCGGGGATACTCTTCCTGAACATAACCTACGGTGTGATCGCGGGCGCGGGCGTGGGGCTCGCCTACGGCGGACCCATCGCCACCGCGGTGCGCTGGTTTCCGGATAAAAAGGGGCTCGCGGTGGGGCTCACGGTCGCGGGCTTCGGCGGTTCGCCGTTCGTCACCGCGTACGTGGCTTCACGGCTCATCGCCGCCTACGGCGCGCTTGCGACGTTCCTCTACCTGGGGATCGCGTTCCTCGCGCTGCTCCTTCTCCTGTCCATCCCGCTTCGTTTTCCCGCACAGGGCTGGAAGCCCGCGGGCTGGAGCCCGGGCGCCGCGGGAGCGGCCGTGCACGCGAAAGAATACGACACCCATGAAATGGCGAAAACCTCTTCTTTCTGGGGGCTGTTCGTCTGCTTCATGATCGGTTCGCTCGCGGGGCTCATGGCCATTGGCATATCGAGCCCGGTCGCCACCGAGGTGATAAGCATCGACAGGACGGTCGCGGCCTCGCTCGTCGGGGTATTCGCGATCTTCAACGGTCTGGGCCGCCCGCTCTTCGGCATACTCACCGACAAGCTCACGCCGCGCTACGCGGCCGTGCTCAACCTGGTCCTCATCATGCTCATGTCGGTGGGGATGCTCTTCGCCGGAACGGGGATGGTCGCGCTCTACGTCGCGTGCTTTATCGGCTTCTGGCTCTGCCTGGGCGGCTGGCTCGCCATCGCGCCCACCACCACCGCGACGCATTTCGGCGCCGCCTATTACGCGAGGAATTACGGGGTCATGCTCCTCGCCTACGGCGCGGGCGCGATACTCGCCAACATCATCTCGGGACAGGCAAAGGATGTGTTCGGGTCCTACCTGTACGCCTTCTACCCGACGGCGGCCCTGGCAGCGGTGGGAATCGTCCTGGCGCTGGTATTTATCAAACCCCCCGCCGTGTCCGTGAAATCATAGAAGGGGTGGGGGCCGTATCCTCGGAAAAGTCGGCATAATTCTCCCGCCTTGCACGTCCTGGACTTCCAGTCGTGCAAAGCGGGAGCGGGCCGGCAGCTCTTGCAGCCCTGTTATTGGAAACCGCGAATTAACGCGAATAATAGAGACTGTTCGCTGTTCTCCTCCCCCTTGATGCTGATCATTACCCATATCACAAAATCTGCTTCAGGGGGCCCCCTAAATCCCCCGGAGGGGGACTTCAGCAATCGGCAGAATATGCATTTTCTGGCATTGGCAGATGTCGTTGCCCCCCGTCGGGGGGTATGGGGGGTGTTTTTAACCTGTGGGTAATGTGTATAATGAAAAATCTTGCGTTACGCCCCCGAAGGTACTATAATAGTTGAAAACCATCCAGAGGTATCTTTGTGTTCAGCCAGCTCCGTATTCCCATGAGCGACATGCTCATATGCCTCTCCAACGCGATCGACCTCGTAAACCCGAGCATCGCAAACCATAACCGGCAGGTCGCCTGCCTCGCGAGCTTCATCGCCGAGGAGATGGGCGTCCCCGGGGAGGAGAGACTCGATATCCTCATCGCGGGCCTTCTCCACGATATCGGGGCGCTCTCCCTGGGGGAACGGCTCGCGCTCCTGAATTTCGACGTACAGAACGCCGAGCGGCACGCGGAGCTGGGGTACCGGCATATCCGGTCATTTGCGCCCCTGGCGGGGATCGCTCCCCTGGTGCGCTTTCACCATCACCACTACGACGCCCCGCTGCCGGCCACCCTCCGCGATTCGCTCGTGCCCAGGGGCAGTTACATCATCCACCTGGCCGACCGGATCGCCATTCTCATGAAGGGCGATTCGTGCGTGCTCGACCAGGCGAGGTTTATCGGGGAGACGATCCGCCCGGGATCGGGCAGGATATTCCACCCGGAAGCGGTGGAGGCGTTTCTCGGCCTCGCCGGGAAGGAGCATTTCTGGCTCACCGTGAGCTCGCGTGCCATGGACACGTATATCT from Spirochaetota bacterium carries:
- a CDS encoding MFS transporter, producing MSTDARLFGLPAEKGRWLFIVFGFFINICLGSVYAYSVFKVPVQELFSVGALQGGMPYMIFLAFFAGLFPFGGRMLEKMGPRKVGLLGAIIVGAGWMLSSRASGILFLNITYGVIAGAGVGLAYGGPIATAVRWFPDKKGLAVGLTVAGFGGSPFVTAYVASRLIAAYGALATFLYLGIAFLALLLLLSIPLRFPAQGWKPAGWSPGAAGAAVHAKEYDTHEMAKTSSFWGLFVCFMIGSLAGLMAIGISSPVATEVISIDRTVAASLVGVFAIFNGLGRPLFGILTDKLTPRYAAVLNLVLIMLMSVGMLFAGTGMVALYVACFIGFWLCLGGWLAIAPTTTATHFGAAYYARNYGVMLLAYGAGAILANIISGQAKDVFGSYLYAFYPTAALAAVGIVLALVFIKPPAVSVKS